Proteins encoded in a region of the Paenibacillus sp. W2I17 genome:
- a CDS encoding SMI1/KNR4 family protein — MERELLEQINLWHEQDQFSLIIEHIERIPVSERDYNLIGQLARAYNNDTRYREAIKQLLSVEEQGVNDPLWQYRLGYAYCYIANYEQALLAFERANELQPHDESTLEFLSQIRPFAEKMRRDRQRHEENIAALEQSGTQNHLRAASGTYDPATFWVQSDYAQDNHVSEPFDEEEILTIEKELGYRLPASYIQLMNTQNGGIPALTVFPTKEATSWAEDHIAISSIMGIGHDKIYALAGELGSRFMIEDWGYPDLGIVICDCPSAGHDVVMLDYRFCGPEGEPCVVHVDQENDYEITYLAPNFEAFIRGLVDEDTYDLSDEENED, encoded by the coding sequence ATGGAAAGAGAACTGCTGGAACAAATCAACTTGTGGCATGAGCAGGACCAATTCAGTCTCATTATTGAACATATTGAACGAATCCCCGTCTCAGAGCGGGATTATAATCTGATTGGTCAACTCGCCAGAGCCTATAACAATGACACACGTTACCGCGAAGCCATTAAACAACTGTTGTCTGTCGAGGAGCAAGGGGTAAACGACCCGCTCTGGCAATATCGCTTAGGGTACGCGTACTGTTATATCGCCAACTATGAACAAGCACTATTGGCGTTTGAGAGAGCTAACGAACTTCAGCCACATGATGAATCAACCCTTGAATTTCTAAGTCAGATTCGACCTTTCGCTGAGAAGATGCGGCGGGATCGTCAACGCCATGAAGAGAATATCGCAGCATTGGAGCAGAGCGGTACACAGAACCATCTAAGAGCCGCTTCAGGGACTTATGATCCCGCAACGTTCTGGGTACAGAGTGATTATGCGCAGGACAATCATGTATCAGAACCTTTTGATGAAGAAGAGATTTTGACTATTGAGAAAGAATTAGGTTACAGGCTGCCCGCATCCTATATTCAACTGATGAATACGCAAAACGGCGGTATCCCTGCGCTCACTGTATTTCCCACCAAAGAAGCGACTTCCTGGGCTGAGGATCACATTGCCATTTCAAGCATTATGGGAATTGGACACGATAAAATATACGCACTCGCTGGTGAGCTGGGAAGTCGGTTCATGATCGAGGATTGGGGATACCCCGACCTGGGGATTGTGATCTGTGATTGTCCATCCGCTGGTCATGATGTCGTTATGCTGGATTATCGCTTCTGTGGCCCTGAAGGTGAACCCTGTGTAGTTCATGTGGATCAGGAAAATGATTATGAGATTACATATCTTGCGCCGAATTTTGAAGCTTTCATCCGTGGATTGGTTGATGAGGATACGTATGACCTGTCTGACGAAGAGAATGAGGACTAA